One Diospyros lotus cultivar Yz01 chromosome 1, ASM1463336v1, whole genome shotgun sequence genomic window carries:
- the LOC127795269 gene encoding protein PSK SIMULATOR 1 has translation MALETWLIKVKSAISNGFDSKVAKKSNSGVLAFEIAGLMSKLLHLWKSLSDKNIIRLRNEAISVEGVRKIVSNDDTFLLGLACAELVENLRLVANSVSRISSRCHDHNLRSFDRFFAEFADAGRDPNNWVLSFKEMEAKNKKMDRFVTATATLHREMDELSIMENGLRKALQCKENEVPIKQQKIIDLQQKILWQRQEIKYLKGRSLWNRSFDTTVSLLARSIFTVLARIKLVFGIGNHGKFPASLPRSLSASAAVYPSDPNPNSCDFVSGPLTTNKDSGHGFFESNSKMLKPPPSTLGAAALALHYANLIIVMEKMMRSPQLVGCDARDDLYSMLPRSIRSSLRGRLKGVGFSATDPALAGEWREALGKILRWLSPLAHNMIKWQSERSFEQQNLMPKTNVLLLQTLFFANKEKTEAAITELLVGLNYICRFEREMNAKALLECTFLNMTAASSS, from the exons ATGGCTCTCGAGACCTGGCTGATCAAGGTCAAATCAGCCATATCCAACGGCTTCGATTCGAAGGTCGCCAAGAAATCCAACAGCGGAGTCTTGGCCTTCGAGATCGCCGGCCTCATGTCGAAGCTGCTCCATCTCTGGAAATCTCTGTCGGATAAGAACATAATTCGCCTCAGGAATGAAGCCATATCAGTGGAAGGCGTCCGCAAGATCGTATCCAACGACGACACCTTCCTCCTCGGCCTCGCCTGCGCCGAATTGGTCGAGAATCTCCGCCTCGTCGCCAACTCTGTTTCCCGAATCAGCAGCCGCTGCCACGACCACAATCTCCGGTCGTTCGACCGGTTCTTCGCCGAGTTCGCCGACGCCGGCCGGGACCCCAACAACTGGGTCCTGAGCTTTAAGGAAATGGAGGCCAAGAACAAGAAGATGGATCGGTTCGTCACTGCAACTGCGACTCTTCACAGAGAGATGGACGAGCTCTCGATAATGGAGAACGGCTTAAGAAAAGCTTTACAG TGTAAAGAAAACGAAGTACCGATCAAGCAGCAGAAGATCATCGATCTGCAGCAGAAGATTCTGTGGCAAAGACAAGAAATTAAGTATCTAAAAGGGCGATCCTTATGGAACCGAAGCTTTGATACAACTGTTTCGTTGCTGGCAAGATCCATTTTTACTGTTCTAGCAAGGATCAAGCTTGTTTTCGGGATCGGAAATCATGGGAAGTTTCCAGCTTCGTTGCCCCGCAGCCTCTCGGCTTCAGCCGCCGTCTACCCATCCGATCCAAACCCGAATTCCTGCGATTTCGTATCAGGGCCGTTGACGACGAACAAAGATTCGGGCCACGGGTTCTTCGAGTCCAACTCGAAGATGCTCAAGCCGCCGCCGAGCACGCTGGGGGCGGCGGCTCTGGCTCTCCACTACGCGAACTTGATAATCgtgatggagaagatgatgagatCGCCGCAGCTGGTCGGCTGCGATGCGAGAGACGATCTTTACTCGATGCTGCCGCGTAGCATACGATCATCTCTCCGGGGGAGGTTGAAAGGAGTAGGGTTTTCAGCAACCGATCCGGCACTCGCCGGCGAGTGGAGAGAGGCTCTCGGGAAGATTCTCCGGTGGCTGTCGCCTTTGGCTCATAATATGATAAAGTGGCAAAGTGAACGGAGCTTTGAGCAGCAGAATTTGATGCCAAAAACCAATGTTCTTCTCCTTCAAACCTTATTTTTTGCCAACAAAGAGAAGACTGAAGCCGCCATTACTGAGTTGCTTGTTGGGTTGAATTACATTTGTCGGTTCGAGAGGGAGATGAATGCCAAGGCCTTGTTAGAATGCACCTTCTTGAATATGACGGCGGCTTCGagcagctag